The Acidobacteriaceae bacterium genome includes a region encoding these proteins:
- a CDS encoding sensor histidine kinase — protein sequence MHAVGSKTVRGSALVWIAYVGFLFIDPIFDPRPHLWLETLAVLAVFLPLYLWYFASCDKGYQLWLIIAITALGAITIPWNSGGTTFFIYAAAFLPFALFSVRRVLIGFAVEILVLCAEAQWLHTPGLHVSWITVAFCSFLLLIIGGGNIFFAQRRQSDAKLRLAHEEIEALATVAERERIARDLHDVLGHTLSVIVLKSELARRLLEQNTADAALRARNEMAEVESTARIALAEVREAIGGYRSRGLVAEIESARRTLAAAGVMLHADGGEIRSIRLSAPEETVLALALREAVTNIVRHAHARTCHLRFATHDGVRRLIIEDDGEAAAIREGNGLRGMRERIEALGGHFALQHDRGTRLELHLPAKSSPANA from the coding sequence ATGCATGCAGTCGGCAGCAAGACGGTTCGCGGTTCAGCTCTTGTCTGGATCGCCTACGTCGGTTTTCTGTTTATTGATCCCATCTTCGACCCTCGCCCGCATCTTTGGCTCGAAACGCTGGCAGTCCTTGCGGTCTTCCTCCCTCTTTATCTCTGGTACTTTGCCAGTTGCGATAAGGGATACCAACTATGGCTGATCATCGCCATCACCGCACTCGGGGCGATCACTATTCCGTGGAACAGCGGTGGCACCACATTCTTCATCTATGCGGCGGCATTTCTTCCCTTCGCACTTTTTTCCGTTCGCCGGGTGCTGATCGGGTTTGCGGTCGAGATTCTGGTCCTGTGCGCCGAGGCACAATGGTTGCACACACCCGGGCTGCATGTTTCATGGATCACCGTCGCGTTCTGCAGCTTTCTTCTGCTGATCATCGGAGGCGGCAACATCTTCTTCGCGCAGCGCCGGCAATCCGACGCCAAACTCCGACTGGCCCACGAGGAGATCGAAGCACTCGCGACGGTCGCTGAACGTGAACGCATCGCACGCGATCTGCATGACGTTCTCGGGCACACCCTCTCGGTCATCGTTCTCAAATCCGAGCTGGCCCGCCGTTTGCTCGAGCAGAACACCGCCGACGCCGCTCTTCGTGCCCGCAACGAGATGGCAGAGGTAGAAAGCACAGCCCGCATCGCACTTGCTGAAGTCCGTGAGGCCATCGGAGGTTACCGTTCGCGAGGTCTCGTCGCCGAGATCGAGTCCGCGCGCCGCACCCTTGCGGCCGCCGGCGTCATGCTTCACGCTGACGGCGGCGAGATCCGCTCCATTCGCCTCAGCGCCCCAGAAGAGACCGTGCTCGCTCTCGCGCTCCGCGAAGCCGTCACGAACATCGTCCGCCACGCTCACGCACGCACCTGCCATCTGCGTTTTGCAACGCACGACGGCGTTCGCCGGCTCATCATCGAAGATGATGGCGAGGCTGCCGCGATCCGCGAAGGCAACGGTCTCCGCGGCATGCGCGAGCGCATCGAAGCCCTCGGCGGCCACTTCGCGTTACAACACGATCGGGGCACGCGCCTCGAACTCCACCTGCCGGCAAAGTCCAGCCCCGCCAACGCATGA
- a CDS encoding response regulator transcription factor — translation MNAQKSSPVAKSIRVLLAEDQTMLRGALAALLELEAGITVVAQATNGREALRLTREHSPDIVVTDIEMPEMTGLEFATALRDSDSKARVIILTTFARSGYLRRALEAGVRGYLLKDRPASELAEAIRRVHSGLQSIDPSLAAEAWNADPDPLSERERQILKLVNTGHSSTEIAHELHLSEGTLRNYLSEIISKLGATNRTDAARIAHSRGWL, via the coding sequence ATGAATGCGCAGAAGTCTTCACCGGTCGCCAAGTCCATCCGGGTTCTTCTCGCGGAAGATCAGACCATGCTTCGCGGAGCCCTGGCAGCACTGCTTGAGCTCGAAGCCGGGATCACGGTAGTTGCTCAGGCAACAAACGGCCGCGAAGCCCTGCGCCTTACACGGGAGCACTCTCCGGACATTGTCGTGACCGACATAGAAATGCCTGAAATGACTGGCCTCGAGTTTGCAACGGCGCTTCGCGATTCCGATTCCAAAGCCCGGGTCATCATTCTCACGACATTCGCCCGCTCCGGATATCTGCGCCGCGCGCTCGAAGCCGGCGTGCGGGGCTACCTGCTCAAAGATCGCCCCGCCTCTGAGCTCGCTGAAGCAATTCGTCGCGTTCACTCCGGCCTGCAATCCATCGATCCTTCGCTCGCCGCCGAAGCATGGAACGCAGATCCGGACCCACTCTCTGAACGCGAGCGCCAGATTCTGAAGCTTGTAAACACCGGGCACTCGTCCACTGAAATCGCGCACGAACTGCACCTCAGCGAAGGAACCTTGCGAAACTACCTCTCCGAAATTATCTCCAAACTCGGAGCGACAAACCGAACAGACGCCGCCCGCATCGCTCACTCGCGAGGCTGGCTCTAG
- a CDS encoding formylglycine-generating enzyme family protein, with the protein MISLPAASFLMGTDTEEGFPEDGEGPIREVFVDAFLVDRHPVTNALFEEFVRATDYKTEAERFGWSFVFWAHLPKKRFAELVEDTVAAAPWWCKVRGASWKSPEGPQSNVKTRGDHPVVHVSWNDAQAFCRWYGQRLPTEAEWEYAARGGLEQKLYPWGDKLRPGGEHRCNIWQGEFPKLDTGDDGYKGTCPVEAFPPNGFGLYSVTGNTWEWCADWFDPTFHRTGPRSNPQGPPAGVARVMKGGSFLCHKSYCNRYRVAARSSNTPDSSTSNIGFRCALSA; encoded by the coding sequence ATGATCTCGCTGCCGGCCGCCTCGTTCTTGATGGGCACGGATACCGAAGAGGGATTTCCGGAGGACGGCGAAGGGCCAATCCGGGAGGTATTCGTCGATGCGTTCCTGGTTGACCGCCATCCCGTGACGAACGCTCTCTTTGAGGAATTCGTCCGCGCCACAGATTACAAGACGGAAGCGGAGCGCTTCGGCTGGTCATTCGTGTTCTGGGCGCATCTGCCAAAGAAGAGGTTCGCTGAACTGGTGGAGGACACGGTGGCTGCGGCTCCGTGGTGGTGCAAGGTTCGAGGCGCAAGTTGGAAATCTCCTGAGGGTCCGCAATCGAACGTCAAGACACGGGGCGATCATCCAGTCGTGCATGTCTCATGGAATGATGCACAGGCGTTTTGCAGATGGTACGGCCAACGGCTGCCGACGGAGGCTGAGTGGGAGTACGCAGCGCGCGGAGGTTTGGAGCAGAAGCTCTATCCGTGGGGAGACAAGCTGCGCCCTGGCGGCGAGCATCGCTGCAACATCTGGCAGGGAGAGTTTCCAAAGCTCGACACCGGCGACGATGGTTACAAGGGCACGTGTCCGGTGGAAGCGTTTCCACCCAACGGCTTCGGCCTGTACTCCGTTACCGGCAACACGTGGGAGTGGTGTGCGGACTGGTTCGACCCAACGTTTCATCGCACAGGTCCACGCAGTAATCCGCAAGGGCCGCCCGCTGGCGTCGCCCGCGTTATGAAGGGCGGTTCCTTCCTGTGTCACAAGTCCTACTGCAATCGATACCGGGTAGCGGCGCGAAGCTCCAACACACCGGACAGTTCTACGTCGAACATTGGCTTTCGATGCGCACTTTCCGCATAG
- a CDS encoding sulfatase: MTADRRGSNSGGFSRRTALKTLSGALAASLTGQASAASAPSRPPTGVRPKQPNILWITGEGVPTSVLSCYGSKLIQTPNIDRIANEGVRFQNAFTTNALCAPSRATLLTGTYTHINGVVANPDIPGQLQAEAPTFNPAQQTFVKIMKANGYQTGLVGKWHLPINPADAGFDYFIYKEGAGGPYYDPNGFLGNPSLGSREIRNMRFEGYETDVMTDLVMKGIEEFDKPFLMMVQYFNAHRPFDPPHKYEHLYDNTRIPEPGTFWDDYSHRSSAAKRARMRIEDMPDFNPPSDLTPRQRKQWNYQKFMEHFLGTLRSQDDNIGRLFEFLERKGLAENTVVVYTTDHGFFMGDHGWFDKRFMYEQAIRVPMMIRTPWQQHRGVVREHWTANIDNAPTALELAGLPVPAEMQGKSLVPLLESGSTERPSLFYYHYYEFGAPHWVPPHYGVRTERYKLIYYYTRNEWELFDLEKDPDEMDNLIIENGLSVQPEYKTVVQTLAKQLSQLREQYKDHTGPPVKLWLEGD, encoded by the coding sequence ATGACAGCAGATCGTAGGGGCTCGAACTCGGGGGGATTCAGCCGCAGAACAGCGCTAAAGACCCTCAGCGGTGCATTGGCTGCTTCTTTGACGGGACAGGCCTCCGCGGCCAGTGCGCCGAGCAGGCCGCCAACGGGCGTGCGGCCGAAACAGCCGAACATTCTCTGGATCACGGGCGAGGGTGTTCCGACGTCGGTATTAAGTTGCTACGGAAGCAAGCTGATCCAGACACCAAACATCGACCGCATTGCGAACGAGGGCGTTCGATTCCAGAATGCATTTACGACAAATGCGCTGTGTGCACCGAGCCGCGCCACGCTGCTGACCGGAACCTACACGCACATCAACGGGGTGGTGGCGAACCCAGACATTCCGGGCCAACTCCAGGCCGAAGCCCCGACCTTCAACCCTGCTCAACAGACCTTCGTGAAGATCATGAAGGCGAACGGATACCAGACGGGCCTGGTAGGCAAGTGGCACTTGCCGATCAATCCTGCGGATGCAGGATTCGATTACTTCATCTACAAGGAAGGCGCGGGCGGACCCTACTACGATCCCAATGGCTTTCTCGGCAATCCGTCGCTCGGAAGCCGCGAGATTCGGAACATGCGGTTTGAAGGCTACGAGACGGATGTGATGACGGATCTGGTGATGAAGGGGATTGAGGAGTTCGACAAGCCTTTTCTGATGATGGTGCAGTACTTCAATGCGCACCGGCCGTTCGATCCGCCACACAAGTACGAGCATCTGTATGACAACACGCGGATCCCAGAACCTGGCACATTCTGGGACGACTACAGCCATCGCTCATCAGCTGCGAAGCGTGCCCGGATGCGCATCGAAGACATGCCTGATTTCAATCCACCGTCCGACCTTACGCCTCGGCAGCGGAAGCAATGGAACTATCAGAAATTTATGGAGCACTTCCTGGGCACACTGCGCTCGCAGGACGACAACATTGGGCGGCTGTTCGAATTTCTGGAGAGGAAAGGGCTCGCGGAGAATACGGTCGTGGTTTACACAACAGACCACGGCTTCTTCATGGGAGATCATGGATGGTTCGACAAGAGATTCATGTACGAACAGGCGATCCGTGTACCGATGATGATTCGCACGCCGTGGCAACAACATCGCGGTGTCGTGCGCGAGCATTGGACCGCGAACATTGATAATGCACCGACGGCACTTGAGCTTGCGGGGCTCCCTGTTCCGGCGGAGATGCAGGGTAAAAGTCTTGTGCCGCTGCTCGAAAGTGGTTCGACGGAGCGGCCGTCGCTGTTTTACTACCATTACTACGAGTTCGGGGCGCCGCACTGGGTGCCACCGCACTATGGCGTTCGCACTGAGCGCTACAAACTCATCTATTACTACACGCGGAATGAGTGGGAGCTCTTCGATCTGGAGAAGGATCCGGACGAGATGGATAACCTCATCATCGAAAACGGACTGAGCGTGCAGCCGGAGTATAAGACGGTCGTTCAGACGCTCGCGAAGCAGCTGTCACAGTTGCGCGAACAGTACAAGGACCATACTGGCCCTCCCGTAAAGCTTTGGCTTGAGGGAGACTAG
- a CDS encoding endo-1,3-alpha-glucanase family glycosylhydrolase, which produces MRLEGHRWCACALLMLLWCARAAAQRMVFAHYMLTNQDYQADDDPTQEKKIAAYEREIAQARALGIDGFALNAGGWLKQPYYVRYAAQMFEAAARLNDGFKLMFSADFCCGNTAADAEDMMRRFANNPRYARVYFRHDGRFVLTTFAGDKLGMAGWQQIREDLASGAHPSTARFANALKSVSGAPSNAPMTIFLVPAFFWGGETPEPAAVQRGESEWGDAIDGSFYWGIAGVPGSGGTLDVVRSSDVYARVLHAAHKLYMAPAAVQFWGANANRYYEYSGGRGMRAMWMGAIESRADWVEIITWNDFIEGTYVSPIDDPNKYAGANELVQSGVPAGLRGYFHSHSAAGELMSYYIRWYKTGVQPAIKRDAIYWFYRTQPEAVDAGVPSVKNRYGPVKDVIYVTANLTAAGTLRVESGGRVTTVELSAGSDDAAVPFAVGAAPRFTLMRRGKVVIEAVGKDRIEAAPKYNDFYYSTGEAAAFSGDTREHSLRGTR; this is translated from the coding sequence ATGAGACTTGAGGGACATCGTTGGTGCGCGTGCGCGCTGTTGATGCTGCTGTGGTGCGCGCGCGCCGCGGCACAGCGGATGGTGTTTGCGCATTACATGCTGACCAATCAGGACTACCAGGCGGACGATGATCCGACACAGGAGAAAAAGATTGCAGCCTATGAGCGCGAGATTGCGCAGGCGCGCGCCCTTGGGATCGATGGCTTCGCGCTGAATGCGGGAGGGTGGCTCAAGCAACCGTACTACGTGCGCTACGCGGCGCAGATGTTTGAAGCGGCGGCACGGCTGAATGATGGGTTCAAGCTGATGTTCTCGGCGGATTTCTGCTGCGGAAATACGGCAGCGGACGCAGAGGATATGATGCGGCGGTTTGCGAATAACCCGCGATATGCGCGCGTGTATTTCAGACACGACGGCCGGTTTGTGCTGACGACGTTTGCGGGAGACAAGCTGGGCATGGCCGGATGGCAGCAGATCCGCGAGGACCTGGCGAGCGGTGCACATCCTTCGACGGCGAGGTTTGCGAATGCTCTGAAGAGCGTGAGCGGAGCCCCGAGCAATGCGCCGATGACGATCTTTCTTGTGCCCGCGTTCTTCTGGGGAGGCGAGACGCCGGAACCGGCGGCCGTGCAGCGCGGAGAGAGCGAGTGGGGAGATGCAATCGACGGCTCGTTTTATTGGGGAATTGCGGGTGTACCAGGATCGGGAGGCACGTTGGATGTGGTGCGCAGTAGCGATGTGTATGCGCGTGTGCTGCACGCCGCGCACAAGCTCTATATGGCTCCCGCGGCGGTACAGTTCTGGGGAGCAAATGCAAATCGCTACTACGAGTACTCGGGCGGCCGGGGAATGCGGGCGATGTGGATGGGCGCGATTGAGTCGCGGGCGGATTGGGTGGAGATCATCACGTGGAATGACTTTATTGAGGGAACTTATGTGAGCCCGATTGATGATCCGAACAAGTATGCGGGTGCAAATGAGCTTGTGCAGAGTGGTGTGCCGGCGGGACTGCGCGGGTACTTCCACAGTCATTCTGCAGCAGGCGAGCTGATGAGCTACTACATCCGCTGGTACAAGACGGGCGTGCAGCCGGCGATCAAGAGGGACGCGATCTATTGGTTCTACAGGACGCAGCCTGAGGCGGTGGATGCAGGTGTGCCTTCAGTGAAGAACAGGTATGGGCCGGTGAAGGATGTGATCTATGTCACGGCGAACCTGACGGCGGCTGGCACGCTGAGGGTGGAATCGGGCGGGCGAGTGACGACGGTTGAACTGTCGGCGGGGAGCGATGATGCGGCGGTGCCGTTTGCCGTGGGAGCGGCTCCTAGGTTCACGCTAATGCGCCGTGGGAAGGTAGTGATTGAGGCGGTGGGTAAGGACAGGATTGAGGCCGCGCCGAAGTACAACGATTTTTATTACTCGACGGGTGAGGCGGCGGCGTTTTCAGGTGATACAAGGGAGCATTCGCTGAGAGGTACACGATGA